A segment of the Sphingobacterium oryzagri genome:
CGCCTCAAAACCGGACAGTGCACCTTTTAGTCCTTCTAATCTATTGTTATTTTTTCGTTGTAGTGTTGACACTTTGGGCCCAAGATCAAAACGTCCGAGATGAAAGATTTCTTTCATCATATCCGATCGGTCTTTGCCCCGAAGCTCTAAAAATTCTTTAAATTGTCCTTGTGGGATAATGATCGTTCGCCTGAAATTCGGGTAATTCAATCGCGTTACTTCAGCACCATCTGCCGACGCTAGCGGTAGCCAATTGTCGTCTTTCCATGTGTAGGCATAACGCTCTAGTGTGCTTGTTTCTTCGAATTTTTTTTTGCGTTTCCATTGTGCCACAAATCGAAACTTACGTCCTTCGAAATTTAGAAAATCAAATACAATGCAGGCCGCATCCGATTTGAGGTTGAGCATGTTATAAGTACGCCTTTCCTGCTTGTTCAACCTTTCCGTCTCGCCATACAGTGCAAAACTAATGGCTTCTATAATGGATGATTTGCCGGAGCCAACTTTGCCAAATATCCCAAAAAGTCCGGCTTCCGTAAGTTTAGTAAAATCAATTTCTTGCTTATGTTGGTAGGAATATAATCCCTCAATACTCAAGTATAATGGTAGCACGCTTAGTCCTCCGTTTCTGTGTCACTATGTATAACTTCTGTTAACAAATCTAATAGCTCGGCATTAGGCGCTTGCCCCAATCGATATTGAAAATAGTCTTTGAATAATTCGTCTACGTCCTGTGCGAGGTTTATAGCAGGAATAGTTTCGCTTGCCGTCTCTTCTTTTTGGACAATAGGGATGATGTGGATAATACCATCATGCGCTTCATGAATACGTTTTAATGCGGCAGAGCTGATAAATTCCTGGCTCACCAGCGTGAGTTCGACGAGCGCATAGGGCGTAGCTTGTAGCCAGCTGACAGCCGCGTCGATATCATCAAAGCGCTTTCGGTAAAGCTGGCGCCCCGATTGCAAAGGAATCTTGTGGTAACGCGCTGGAACTTTAGGCGCAGCTTCGATAATCACTACAGCTTTCTCTTGCCCGGCTTCCGAAAACGAGTAAGCAAGCGGACTGCTGGGATAAACTACGGGCGCCGGATGACCGCCGATCTGCTGAAAGCGATGCAAATGTCCCAAAGCTGTATATTGGATTTGTGACGGTATGCCGTCAGAATAAATAAGATCAGCATGGCCTACGCGTATCGGCTTTTCGCCCTCCGGTTCTTCGAGTATTTCACCGCCCCGTTTGAGCATATACAAATGCGCGGTCAGCATATTAAATCCGTGTTCATCGCAGTACGCATCCGCTATGTGCTGCCAATGGGTATGCAATACTTCGTTCAACTGCTGCTCGCGATCGTTACTGCCTAAAAATTGTTTTAAACGCAACTCGTTAGCAAACGGTGTGTGGAGCACACGCAAAGGGAAATCAAATTTTGGGAGCAATATCTCGAGAAAACCTTGATCCGTCTTACTCAGCGCAAAGCCATGTTGTATTTCAAAAGGAACAACTTTTGCCCTCGGATAGCCAACAAAAATAATACCGCATTCGCGCGCCAAAGCGTCGGGCGCGTCAATTCGATCGGCGCTATCGTGATTGCCAGCTATGGCTATAACTGGGCGCTTGCCTTCTTGGCTCAACCGGCGTAACGTTTTGTAAAGCAACTCTACTGCTTCTACGGGCGGGTTGAACGTGTCAAATAGATCGCCAGCAACGACGACTGCATCCACCTGCTCGCGATCAGCTATTTCGCATATTTCTGCTAAAACTTGTCGTTGTTCATCCAGTCGCGAAAAGTAATCTAACCGCTTTCCTAAATGCCAATCTGCCGTATGTAGTATTTTCATGCTTTCTAATTTTGAATCTTAGCGCGGGGCAATTGCCTTTTATCGAAAAGGCCTTGCATTCTTGCTGTTTGCCTGGATGCTTGTATGAACTTTGCGAACGGATAACGTACCGACCGGCTAGTTTGTGAGCATTAACGTGCTTTTTCGTTATTGTCGGAATGCCCCAAGCTTTTTGCAGGATTGACTAGGTCGCGCACCAATTGTTTGAGTTCTTTGGTTTCCGGAAACTGCCCCATCGTTTTTCGATCGAAGATTACCTGCTCTTGAACACTAACCGCAAAGCGTCCGCTAATTTCGCTCGGCACCAACGTGACGCCGTAAATGTCATCTACAAATGTGCCGAGCAACTCTTGGGCAAAATATGCCGCGCGAAGCATCCATCCGCATTTGGGGCAATAAACTATGGTAATGGTCGGTTTCATCATCGCTGCTTTTTTCAAAAATAAGCAAAACAGCGCAGAGAAAAAACTATGCTGCGAGACGCGTTCTATATTATAACGGTTAAATTGCGCTACAAACCTCCCGATGCCCTACAACCAACGTTAGCGCACAAGGAATTGCATTATTCCTTATTTTTTGTCAGGAAAAAGTCAGTATAAAATCAACTGATATGGTTGGGTTTTTATCGGAAAAGCGTATTTTAGATTTGTGAAA
Coding sequences within it:
- a CDS encoding metallophosphoesterase family protein, whose amino-acid sequence is MKILHTADWHLGKRLDYFSRLDEQRQVLAEICEIADREQVDAVVVAGDLFDTFNPPVEAVELLYKTLRRLSQEGKRPVIAIAGNHDSADRIDAPDALARECGIIFVGYPRAKVVPFEIQHGFALSKTDQGFLEILLPKFDFPLRVLHTPFANELRLKQFLGSNDREQQLNEVLHTHWQHIADAYCDEHGFNMLTAHLYMLKRGGEILEEPEGEKPIRVGHADLIYSDGIPSQIQYTALGHLHRFQQIGGHPAPVVYPSSPLAYSFSEAGQEKAVVIIEAAPKVPARYHKIPLQSGRQLYRKRFDDIDAAVSWLQATPYALVELTLVSQEFISSAALKRIHEAHDGIIHIIPIVQKEETASETIPAINLAQDVDELFKDYFQYRLGQAPNAELLDLLTEVIHSDTETED
- a CDS encoding SelT/SelW/SelH family protein, whose amino-acid sequence is MMKPTITIVYCPKCGWMLRAAYFAQELLGTFVDDIYGVTLVPSEISGRFAVSVQEQVIFDRKTMGQFPETKELKQLVRDLVNPAKSLGHSDNNEKAR